GATTTTTGCCGGCGGCGATGTGGGGACACGGCATGTTGTTGTGGTAGAGGATGTAGGAGAGAATCAGGTAGTCGATGTGGCTCTTGTGGCAGGGAATGAAGATCACGGGGCCGCGCTGGGCCATGGTTTTGACGCGGTTGAGGGCGTCGCGGTTGACGCTCACGCCCTCGAACATCGATTCCAGAAACCAGCGCACCAGGATGGCCCCGAACTTGATGACGAAGTTGTTGTACTTGGCCGCGATCTCATCGATGTAGCCGTCGGCCTCCTTGCGCACCTTGTGGAGCGGCAGCTCGCGTTTGGCCGCATACTGCTCCATGAACTCCTGCAGCCGTTCGCTGGTCAGAATCTGCTCCCTGAGCTCCTCCTGAGTCTTGAGAATCGGCCCGGTGATGCTCTGGCGGTGGCGGTTGATCTGCCGCAAAAGCTCCTGGCGCAGCAGCACGGCCTGCTGCTCCGGGTCGCGCTCGCGGATCTCGGGGTTTCCGATGAACTGCCGCAGATTCAGCGGCTGGGAGACCTCCACGAACACGTTGCCGGGGTTCTTGAAAAGGACCATGAGCTTGCGGATTTTGCGCGGGTTCTCGCGGGACCCAAGAAAAATATCCACGATCGAGGGGATCGAACGATAAGGCTCCCGGCCAAAGAGCATCAGCTGCGGCACCAGGAAAATCGGCCGATCCAGCGTCTTCTGAATTTCGATCAGGTGCTGAACCGGATCGGTGTGGGCCTTGACGAAGCGGCGGTGAAACCCCTTCTTTTCGACCAAGGAGAGAAAGGCGGTCTGGCCGCCGGCCATCGCCGCGCGCAAATAGCCGCTGCGGTATGGGTCGAGCAGCTTCCAGTGTTTGAAAAAATAGTGCGCGTGGGCCAGCAGCATGCGCAGGATGCGCGACACGGGCTGCCAGATCAAAAAGCGGTAGTCCAGCCCGATCTCGGGGTAACGCAGTTTCTCGCGCTGGTAGCGCGTGAAATAGAACCAGAACTCGAAGGTGCTCTTGTACTTGCCGGTGTAAACGATGGTCGCCTCGGGCGGCAGAGCCTTCAACAACGCCAGTTGACCGGCATCGATCTTGATGCCGGAGTAGAACATGTTCATCAGCAGACCCGCCAGAAACCCGATCTTGCCGGGGACGGTGCAGCTGAAATGGTGGTAGGTCCCCTGCAGGGCCTTCCCGACCCACCGCCCAAGCCGGCCGCGAGCCGGAGCCAAAGCACCGGGTTGTGATGGTTGGGATTGATCCATTTTGCGATCCGCTTGATATGTTCGATGCTGGCTGATATCGTAGATAAATGGAACACAGGGGCGGGCGAAATCGGCCCGATGGACGTCACACCGCTGGCAGACTGAAAGGGCAAAAGGGGCGGCCGGGGGCGATCAGGAGCCTTTGAATTAACAAAAAGGCGGCGGGTTTGCAATAACTCATTTTAAACCCCGCGCCCGGCCGGCTTTCCACCGCCCCGGGGAAAGAATATTTCCCCAAAATTGATGAAGCGGTAAAAAGTCAAAAACCTGACGGTTTCGTAGAAAGGTCAAGTTACGGCGCGCAAATCTCGAGGAGTGAGGCCTACTTATGTACGCCGCAGCGACTTCGAGATGCAGCGCAACGCAGAAATTGGCCTTTCTACAGAACCGTCAAAATTTAAGCTTGCGTTACCGATACGGTTGTGGTATTTCCTGAGATCATTTTGAAAACGACTTCTAAAAGAGTATATCTACCGGATATTATTTTAAATTTCGGCATACTTAGACGAGTCAAAAGCAGGTCGGGTGGGTTGGCTGGCATTTGTCGCAAGTGGTTTGCCCCGCTGGCGTCCGGGCGGGAACAATTCATCGGGAAACAGGGCATTTCAATCGAGAAAATACAACTCAATCATGGCCACGTTAAAGGAGGATGATTTTCTATGAAAACGTTAATTGGTGGTGCAGTCGCTGCTGTTCTGGGTCTCATTGGCCTGTCGGTGTGGTGGAAACCTTTTCTGCAGCTTTTGGCGGGCGCAATCCCGATCATGCTTCTGCTTGGCGGTGGATTGGCGCTTTACCTGGGCTTTGACGAACTCAAAGACTCCTGGAAAAAAGATGAGACGACAAGCGATGTGACTGAGAGCGCCACGGATGACGTTGATCAATACAAAAAGGAAATCGACGACCTCAAAAAAGAGATCGAAACCCTGAAGGGCGAGAAAGCCTGATCCTTCCCGATCCATAGATCCAAGAACGCTATCCTTAGTCAAAAACCCTGCACATGCTCGTGTGCAGGGTTTTTTGTTGCCCGCCCGCCCCCGCCCTTTGACCGCAATTCCGCCTGCGGGTAACGGGCTTGAATGGATCGGTGAAAGCTCAGCCATAGAGCAGATATTTCGCCCGCATCTCTCTGAAGCGGTTGAGCTCAGGCTCCCAGGCGGCCGCCAGGGTGCGCACGGGCACCCCCGCGGCCAACTGCCGATGTAAACTTGTGGCGCCGGTGAGCAGCACGATGGGCAATTTCTCGAATTCGTACTCGTAGGGCGGCTGCCGCCAGGCAAACTCCGCGGGGTGACAGGCCAGCACGGCCCGCAGCAGTTCAAGGGTAGCCTCGTATGGGCGGTAGCGGGCTGGGTCGGTAACATGTATCTGGAAACCGTGGCAGGCGCTGCCGGACCACTTGCTGGCGGTTGGCTCGAACACCAGCGGCCGCAGCCAGATCCCTGAAAGTTCCGCCTTGTCCACGGCGGCCAGAATCTTGCGGGTATCGAAAAAGGGGGCGCCGAAGACCTCAAAGGGCTGGGTGGTGCCGCGCCCCTCGGAGACATTGGTCCCCTCCCAGAGCACCTGACCGGGGTAGACCCGGGCCGCGGCCGGTGTGGGCAGGTTGGGCGACGGGGGCACCCAGGGAAGACCCGTGGCCGCAAAATCCATCCAACGCCGCCAGCCTGTAAGCGGCACCACGTCCAGCTCGCAGCAAACGCCGAAGGCCTGGTTGAAAAGGCCGGTGAGCTCGCCCAGGGTGAGACCGTGGCGCATGGGAATGGGATAGCGCCCCACGAACGAGACCGTTTCGGAATCAAGGCAGTTGCCTTCCACCTGGATCCCGTCGATGGGGTTGGGGCGGTCCAGGATCACCACCCGCTTGCCGAATTTGCGGGCAGCCTCCAGGCAGTAGGAGACGGTGTAAACAAAGGTGTAGACCCGCGTGCCGACATCCTGCAGGTCCACCAGCAAGAGGTCGATCGGCGCCAGCATCTCCTCCGTGGGTACCCGCGTCTGGCCGTAGAGGCTGAAGACCGGCAAACCGGAGACGGGGTCCGTGATGTGGTCGGACTCGATCATGTTGTCTTGCTTTTCGGCAAAAAAGCCGTGCTGGGGGGAGTAGAGGGCTTTCAACTGGCCGGGAAAGCGAGCCTGGATCAGATCGCGGGCGTGACGCAAGCGGTGGTCCACCGAAGCCGGGTTGCACAGCAGGCCCAGCCGCTGACCGGCCAGCCAAGCCGGGGGGTGGGTCAGCAGTTTTTCAAGACCGGTTTGAACCTGCACCATGGTGTTTCCCCCTTTTCGCCTGCTCCGTTGCGGATGTTCAAGCGCATGCCGGGTGGATCGCCTTGCCCCGGGCGCCCGCGGCTGTCTGCCGATCCGCCAAGGGTTTGTTTTAGCACAAGGCGCGTCGCCGCCCAAACAAAATTGACAATTCCGTAGAAAAGGTTAATTTCCGCGTTGCGCCGCATCCCGAAGCCCGGAGCAAGTCGGAGGACCCACTGGCCGCCGGCGGCTTTAAAAGGCTTGACATTGTTCCTATTAAAAAATAGTGAATTGGCTTTGTCCAGTTTATGTGAGGCGAAGCGTTGGGACTGAATTTAAAAGGTGTGGTCATCATCGTCGGCAATTACGGCAGCGGCAAATCCGAAGTCGCCGTCAACCTGGCGGTGCACAGCCGGCGGGCCGGCCGCTCGGTTCGGATCGCCGATCTGGACCTGGTCAACCCCTATTTCCGGACCCGCGAAGCCCGAGGGCCGCTCACAGCCCTGGGCATCGAAGTCGTACTGCCGCCGGAGCGCTACCTGCACGCGGACCTGCCCATTTTGGACCCTGCCGTGGCGGGGGCTATTCTGGCCCCGGGGGACATCACCATTTTGGATGTGGGCGGTGACGGGGTCGGCGCCACCGTGCTGGCGGCACTGGCCGATGCCTTCCGCAAGCACCCGCCGCGCATGCTGCAGGTGGTCAATCCCTACCGGCCGTTTACCGAAACCCTCCAGGGCTGCCAGCAGATTCGCGCCCAAATTGAATCCGCCGCCCGCATGACCGTGGATGGCTTTGTGGGCAACGCCAATCTGATGGACGAAACCACCGCCCACCACATCTACGATGGCTACCAATTCGTCCGGGAACTGGCCGCTGCCGCGGCCCTGCCGCTGGAGTTCGTCACCGCGGCAGCGCCCCTGCTGCCCCACCTGGACCGCAGCCGGTTTGCCTGCCCGCTGCTGCCCATCGAGCGCCAACTGGTGACACCCTGGGTCAAGGCGGCGCCGCTGGGACCCAAAAACCTGCGTGTGGTCTGATTCCCGGGGCAAAACCGGTCGGCATCCCCATTTTTTCTACTGCGAAGGAGTTGAAGATTCATGAAGTACAAACACATTGTCGACAGCGATCGCTGCAAGGGCTGCGGGCTGTGCGTGGACATCTGCCCCAAGAACGTCCTGGAAATTTCCAAGCAGGTCAACACCAAAGGCTATTTCCCGGTGTACCAGGCGCGGCCAGAGGACTGCATCTTCTGCTCGGCCTGCTGCATCATGTGCCCGGACGTTGCCATCACCATCATCGCGATAGCCGAGGAAAAAGAAAAGGCGCAATCAGCTTAGGACGGAGAAAAAATATGGGCAAGATTTTGATGAAGGGAAACGAGGCCATCGGCGAGGCGGCCATCAGGGCCGGCTGCCTGAACTACTTTGCCTATCCGATTACCCCGCAATCCGAGGTGGCCGAGTATCTCGCCCGCCGGATGCCCGAGGTCAACGGCGTCTTTCTTCAAGGCGAAAGCGAAGTCGCCGTCGCTTATATGCTGTTCGGGGCCGCCGGCTGCGGGGAGCGGGTCTTCACCTCGTCCTCGAGCCCCGGCATCAGTCTGATGAGCGAGGGGTTGAGCTACATCGCGGGCGCCCAGCTGCCGGTGGTGTTCGTCAATATCATGCGCGGCGGCCCCGGCCTGGGCGGCATCCTGCCCTCCCAGGGGGACTACTTTCAGGCCACCAAGGGCGGCGGCCACGGGGATTACCACCTGCTGGTGATGGCGCCGGCCAGCGTTCAGGAAACCGTCGAGATGGTGATGCAGGCATTTCCGCTGGCGGAGAAATACCGCAACCCGGTCATGATCCTGGGCGACGGCCTGATCGGCCAGATGATGGAGCCGGTGGCCTTTCCCGACCACCTACAGGTCCCTGCCAGCGACAAAAGCGCCTGGGCCACCAGCGGCATCGACACCCGTAAGGGCGGGGACCGCAACCTGGTCAAATCCCTCTACCTGGACCCCAAGGTGCTCAACGACCACAACCTCCTCTTGAAGTCCAAATACGAGCGCATGGCCCGGGAGGAGATCCGCTTCGAGCCTTACAACCTCGACGCCGACTACGAGGTACTGATCGTCAGCTACGGCACCATGAGCCGGGTCTGCCGCACCACCATCGACGCCCTCAAAGAGCGCGGCGTCGATGTCGGCATGCTGCGCCCCCAGACCCTGTTTCCCTTCCCGCTGCAGGCGATCCGCGAGGCGGCGGCCAAACCCAGCTGCAAGGTGGTGGTCAGCATCGAGATGAGCATGGGCCAGATGGTCGAAGATGTCGAACGCGCGGTTCAGGGCCAGCGGCCGGTCACCTGGTACGGCAAGTGCGGCGGCGATGTGCCCACCCCGGAGGAAATTGCGGACGTCGTTCTCGAACTCGGAAAAAAAGGAGCATAAAAGATGGGTAAAACCTTCAAAAAACCGGAGTCGCTGACCGACGTGCCCACCCATTACTGCCCGGGCTGCACCCACGGTGTGATCCACCGGCTGGTGGCCGAGGTGATCGACGAACTGGGGATCCGGGGCCGCACGGTGGGCAT
This sequence is a window from Desulfobacteraceae bacterium. Protein-coding genes within it:
- a CDS encoding 4Fe-4S binding protein gives rise to the protein MKYKHIVDSDRCKGCGLCVDICPKNVLEISKQVNTKGYFPVYQARPEDCIFCSACCIMCPDVAITIIAIAEEKEKAQSA
- the vorB gene encoding 3-methyl-2-oxobutanoate dehydrogenase subunit VorB, producing MGKILMKGNEAIGEAAIRAGCLNYFAYPITPQSEVAEYLARRMPEVNGVFLQGESEVAVAYMLFGAAGCGERVFTSSSSPGISLMSEGLSYIAGAQLPVVFVNIMRGGPGLGGILPSQGDYFQATKGGGHGDYHLLVMAPASVQETVEMVMQAFPLAEKYRNPVMILGDGLIGQMMEPVAFPDHLQVPASDKSAWATSGIDTRKGGDRNLVKSLYLDPKVLNDHNLLLKSKYERMAREEIRFEPYNLDADYEVLIVSYGTMSRVCRTTIDALKERGVDVGMLRPQTLFPFPLQAIREAAAKPSCKVVVSIEMSMGQMVEDVERAVQGQRPVTWYGKCGGDVPTPEEIADVVLELGKKGA
- a CDS encoding DUF1343 domain-containing protein, coding for MVQVQTGLEKLLTHPPAWLAGQRLGLLCNPASVDHRLRHARDLIQARFPGQLKALYSPQHGFFAEKQDNMIESDHITDPVSGLPVFSLYGQTRVPTEEMLAPIDLLLVDLQDVGTRVYTFVYTVSYCLEAARKFGKRVVILDRPNPIDGIQVEGNCLDSETVSFVGRYPIPMRHGLTLGELTGLFNQAFGVCCELDVVPLTGWRRWMDFAATGLPWVPPSPNLPTPAAARVYPGQVLWEGTNVSEGRGTTQPFEVFGAPFFDTRKILAAVDKAELSGIWLRPLVFEPTASKWSGSACHGFQIHVTDPARYRPYEATLELLRAVLACHPAEFAWRQPPYEYEFEKLPIVLLTGATSLHRQLAAGVPVRTLAAAWEPELNRFREMRAKYLLYG
- a CDS encoding cobalamin biosynthesis protein CbiA, with the protein product MGLNLKGVVIIVGNYGSGKSEVAVNLAVHSRRAGRSVRIADLDLVNPYFRTREARGPLTALGIEVVLPPERYLHADLPILDPAVAGAILAPGDITILDVGGDGVGATVLAALADAFRKHPPRMLQVVNPYRPFTETLQGCQQIRAQIESAARMTVDGFVGNANLMDETTAHHIYDGYQFVRELAAAAALPLEFVTAAAPLLPHLDRSRFACPLLPIERQLVTPWVKAAPLGPKNLRVV